The DNA region TGCGAGGCAAATGTCCGCTGTAAATGCAGAATATCCTTCCAGAGCAATTCTACTGATTCAATGGTCTTATCTCGAGAACTGTCGCCAATTCTACTGGCGATATCCATTGAGTTGGTTAGCGAGGTCGTGTGCGCTTTAAGTATGGAGTCAAGCTTTACGAGCTCACGTTTGTGTGTATACTCAATGCGCTTGCCAATTATGTCTATTGCACCCGGAATCAATTTCTTGATAACGGCCCACAATACCACGGCCACTGTTGCCCCTGCGCCAATTATGGATCCTATGATTCCTAACATGCTGCTCTACGGCCTCTTGATTCCACAAGCCCACGAAAAGATACGGTATGGTGGAGTAAGTCACAATGATCCAAGTACTGCGAATTACGCATAGCAGTACCTGAGAACTCGAAACTACGATTAAGGCATCTCTAAGTTGGTAGGGATTTTATTAATTGCTGAGCAATTAACTGTACGCGAAGAGGAGCAGCTAATCCAAAGCGATTGATGACTTCCTCCTCGTTTGGAAGAATTTTGTCCGAACCTACACTTGCCAACTCTTCCACGAGACTTTGAATTGTATTACTCCACCAAGTCGGGCGTTCATTGTTATTTGGAAGTTGGCGAACCACCTTCAATATTGCCGTCAAGGTGAGTGCAATACCAATATCATCACCATTAAGACCAAATGCAAACGGATCAAATGCATCAATAATGGGAACATCTGCTGTATCCAAGTCAAGTTCCTGAACCGCTTTAGTAGCTGATTCGGCTGCATTTGATAATCCTCCCATTAGACCAATCAAAGCAATCTGGAGCTTGGTTGCCATAAGCCATACGTGCTCTAACCATATTGCCCGAGGATCTTCTACCTGATCGAACGCTTCCCGATGTTTATGTCCACTGCAGATGAACGAAGCAAGTAATAATGCCGCTGACGCGAGTTGACGGCGATCAATCATCCGTTGTTCAATTTCAGAAGGCTGGTTGACATTTGGGGCGAGTGCGATTGTTATATAATTGGTGGCCCAGTCTAAAACCTTAACAGCATGCCCATTGATATTCAACTCAAGGTCTTGGTTTACCGTCGAAAGACTCAAGAGGACTGCGCGGAGTGCCCAGGCAGCAACAAATGGATCATTTGCATTTTCAGCAGCACGTACTTTGTCTTCCAGCCATTCTGTCAATTCTGATGCAGTCGTATTTTGCGTGTCCTGATCGTCGCCCGCATTAATTAGACGCTCAATGTGTTCCAGTACGAGATTCCCGTCATCAAATAGCTCTGTCAGCAGGGCACGTCCAATAAAATGCTCTATGGGCACCAATAAAGATCCGATCTGCCATACTTTGGGCTTTATCTGATGATTGGCCAAAGCTTGAGCGGCCTCTTCTCCAATCCAACCTATGAACTGAGAAAAAGCATCTGCATCATACTGGTTAAAGCGCCGCACAGCATGGACAAGATTACGCTGGAGATCAAAGTACCCGCTTTGCAGCAATTCGATCGCGACGATGTCACGGGCCTCTCTTGTTTTTTCTGGATTGCCACTGAGCAAGGCATCTTTTTGCAATAAGATCAGGTAAGCAAGAGCGGGGTCAACGGAAGATAGATGGAAGATGAGGAAATGAATTACTACCTCTTGAAGTTCGGGCGGACCATTCCATATTAGCGAGAAAAGCGAACAGCGAACTTTTATACGGAGTTCTTCTTCTGCCGGAAAGCCTGCATCTATCCAGCTTACCGGAACTTGATGTGAGTAACTGAAGACCACATCGGTGGCATGAATTAATCTTTGGAAATCCGAATCACCAGATACTGCACGCCATACAACCTCGGCTGCAGCACTCTCTTTTTGTTCTTCGGGAATCTCCAGTAGGGTACCCTCCCTATCGGATGTAGCGTAGATTTGCGTATTAATTCGTCCATCCCGATCAAGTTGGGCCAAGAAACCAATCGTCCTACGCATAAGAGGATCGAGTGCGTTGATGAGTTCCGTATCGGTAAGTGGAGTGAGTCCGGGAACTACATAGGCAGCTATAGCTTGTGATAACCTTTCCATTTCATTGCATTCCCGCAGAATCTTCAGGACAGGATTCAATGAATCAAGCACATTATCTTCAAGTACCCGAACAATAGTTTCGAGTTTATCATCCCGTTGAGCCACTGCTTTTCCAAACCAGCGGAGTGCATCATAGCGAAGTTCAATTTTACTATGATCTTGAATTGTCTGAAGTCCAATGATCACCCCTCTCCAAAAAGAGAAGCGGGTAAGATCAAATCGAGATTCCGTAGGCTTGGGAGTTACCTCTTCAAAAACCGACTCAACAGCTTCCAAAAATGCATTAGCAAGCGCAGAGCGCTCATCATCACCGAGTTCATCTGTTTCCCAGATACTAACAATAAATTGCCCTGCCACATCATTTGATACGAGACGAATGAATCCGTCCCTATTTCCATAAAGGTCGTTGAAGGTCTCCGTGAAATACTCTGGAATTTCTGTAATTGCATGGACGAGCTCCTGAAAAGGAGGTGTGAGTTGGGGCGAAATCGGCACTGGATACTGACGGAGAGTATGTGTAAGGATTAATGGGGGTACTATGCGATATCCTTGCGAGAATAGTTTGGCAGCAGCATCCTGTGCCACAGTTGAAGGCAGGTGTCCAACCGAAGAAACTTGATTAAGAAGTTCTAGGGTTGATATCGGGGGTATCGCCGCACCCCAATCAACAAAGGGATCGCGAATTTCATTAACGCCGGTTCCCATATTCTTGGGGCCTCCAAAACTGAGTAACAATGAATAGAAACGGTCGTCCGCCCAGAGCTGAAGTCCCTGAGATTGCGCCGTGCGCAGCGATTTGATAGCACCCAACCATAACTTCTCAATGGGCAGAGCTTCTTCGCTAGGCTTGTCGGTTGCATCCTCCGGTGTTTCAGTGTTGACACCCGCTTCAATCTTGACGAGAATACCCTCATCAAGTGCCGCTTGCAGCACCCGTCTCGTATCCTTTAGCCGTTCGCAGGCTAATTCCATGGCTTCCTGGCGCTCAGCCTGTTCAGAAATTTGAATCCATGCCCATGGTCCTACTTTGACACGATTTCCCAACACATTGGCCAATCCAGAGTCTACCCAAGCCAGAATTGAGTACTCATCAAATACGATCGCCTCGGGAATTGGTCGGGGCGTCTCCGTATTCCATCCTTTAAAAGCATTAGAATGCTTTTTCGACACATCCATTGCTTCATCTGTCGTAACTTCTCCAGCTTCGTTGAGCGAGGCTAAAAGGACTGCCGACGAGATCCTTAAACGATTTGCCTCTTCTGGCCAGCCATCAGAATTGCCTAAATCTGTGACGTAGAGTGCGTCGTACAAAACCGCAACCCCGAGATCTACACGACACGGTCCAAGGCTTGGATTATCTGGTGCCTCCGCTTCAATTTCCCTAGAGTAAGGGACTATAGAATCCGGTCTCTGACGAAAAAAATGAACTGCCTTGATTTGAGGGATGGCATTACTAGTGAGTAATTCTTCGTTGATTCGAGTTATATCCCTACCCAACTCTTCCGATATCCCCGAATGAACGTAACTTTCTCCCAAGGCGATCAAAATTTGGTTTGCCGTTTTCGGGCCTAAAACGCCGAGTGTTAGGATTGCTGTTTGATCAAGAAATAGCTTCGTGTCTCCATCATTGCGCTGTTGATCATATCTTGAGTGTGCATACCGGGAGTTTGTAAGTATAAAGTAGTCTCTAAAAGATTTCTGACCCTTGGAACCTCGCTTCTGAAATTGTTGTGTCCAATAAGTCCAGATTTCCCAGGATGATCGTCCAGAATGGTGAAAAAAATCAGTATATGAGAGCGCATGTGCACGAAGAAGCTTTCCCAGAAATTCGGATCTTTCCCTATCCTCTTGGACCATATTGGCCAAGAATTCAAGACCTCCTTTTATCCAGACACCGCGATTCTCACCTGCTTCGAGCATGGCTTGAGAAAAGTCATCCTCTGTCACTACGACTTTTACAGGCATCTCTGCTATCATTGCATCGAAGTAACGTTCCGCTTCTTGTTCCCTTCCAGCGGCTCGTGCTGTATGCCAAGCCTTTTGAGCAATGTTGGGATCTGGTTGCAGATTATATGCCTGAGCCAACAAATCAAACGCTATTGATGCGTGTTCCTGTGAACCTGGTGCCTGATCGTGGATTGACTGTGCGTATATAAGCAAGATGTCAGGATCTTGGGAGCCAGAATTAATGTGCGGTTCAAGTAGAATTGCAGCTTTTTCCGGTCGATTTTCGATTAAGAGAAAACGACCCGCATTGACGACAAAATGAATAGACTCGGGATATAAATTACTGGCAGAAATAAAGCAATCAATAGCCTCAGTCGTTCGACCAAGCCCGATAAGTGCCCACGCTTCAAATTCGGCGGCCTTCTCGGCATAGATTGGATCAAGATCTTGACTAATTGTTAGGAGTTCCTCGTAACGCCGGGCAACGTACAAGGCCTGAGCGTAAAGGAACCTCGATGATCTAGATGGCAGAATTTCCACCAGACGAGTAGTCCAGTAAACAGCCTCTTCAGCATAATTCAAGTCGGTTTCGTCCGGTGGAGCGCTTTCTGGAGAGGTAGATTTAACAGCAGATAGAGTAAACTGGGCAAGATGCTCAACCACATCTACATCCAACGGAAATGCATCAACTTCGTTGACTATATCAAGGGGTGTTTCATGGGTAGGAAGATTCTCAGCACGAACGAGCCAATTTTCTGCGGGTCTTAAAGGTATGGCATCAATCAGTCGCCGTGCCTCCTCAGTTCGATTCGTTCGGCGTAAATGTTGTGCGAGGAGACGAAGTGCATACTTCCTTTTCTCTTTCTCTACGCTTGCAAAGAGTGCTTCATAGAGCTCAGCCTCAATGTTTTCTGGTAACGCCGAGTCTTGATAAAACTCTGCTTTCAGGATTGTAGCCATATTGGCATCAAAATGGCCTTCACTCTGAAGAAGATGTATTTTGTTTAGTGGTGAACTTGCACCATATAGCGGGAAAACAGATGAACGAATTTCTTCGTCTAACATATCAACCCCGCTCATAAATCGCTCATTGAGTTCACGATCTCTGAGAAGCTCAGCAACCATACGAAGACAGCCGAGAGCTTGTGCTCGGAAGAAGGAGTCATTCTCGGCTGTCTCTAATGCCACATCTATGCGATCAATCAAATTGTTGGCGAGAAGACCACGATCGTAATCAAGGGGAGTGTATTCTGTAATTACTCGTTTGAATAGGTCAAGTGTTAGCTGAGCACGTTTAAGATTAACGATCGCATGAGTGATGTCACCGTCAGTTTGCAGTAAGAGGTCAGCCGTAAGTTCCACTGCTCCGGCATCTTTGGCATCTATGATATAAAGACGAGCCTCGACACGATGGAGGATCTGGTCTGCACTCTGGACATCAGCAAGTAGTTCATCTATCTTGTACCAATCTTTTTTGAGATAGGCAAGACAAGGAGCCGCGGTCTTTCGGTACACTTCGCTTTCCTTGTCCATCTCCTTCATAAAGTGTTGGAGTTCGTCTTTGAGTCCAACATTAAAGAGTGTTATCACGGCCTGCTCATGCCATTCGGGAGCAATTGCCCCCAACTTATGAGCACGCCACCAATATTCACGTCCAGATTCAATATCACCCTGCCAACAAGCTGCCGACGCAGCCGCAAACAATAGCCGCTGACGATATGTGCGCAGTTCCACTACAGAATGATATTTTGAACCGTTGTCTTTTCCTATAGCAGCATCAATGGCATTAATGTATCTTTGGGCGTAGGCAAGTGCATCCTTGGCTTCCCCCTCCTTCATGAGTTTTGATAACCCATCAAGACTTGGTTCGATGATCGCGGCTAGTATTGGGGATGGAAGGTTTTTCTTGTTAAGAACAGTTTCAAGTCCAGGGTCATCTTGGCCTACCTTTACATCAGTACGTTGCTGAAGCAATCCCTCTATTCGATTGATTCCCTTGAGAATTTCAGAGCGGTCTTTTGCAGCTTTTTGAAGTGACAGGTCCCGGTCTAGGGCGCGTAACCTGGTCTGATCAATGGCATCATAAAATTTTTCAATAAATAAATCTGCGGCCCCTACGGGCACCTCGGGAGATTCATCAAATCCTTCAAGAACAAGGTCATCAGTGGTGAGACGCTCTCCCCGGGCAAATGTCGACAGCAGGAGTTTTTCGTGGTTGATTTCCCGATCAATGAAGGTCGAGCCAGACATACCGTAATCGTCACCGAAGTGCTTGTGGAATTCCAGCTGGGCATAACCAATAGCTTTAGCAATCTCTTTTATAGCCTTCTTCTCAGTCTCATCCGGGGGTCTGTTTAGAAGTTTCTCGGCTATCGTGATTAAAATCGGCAATATTATCTCCATTACAGACTTTAACGAGCCAAATCAGCAGTCGGGTGAACACAAGCTCCACAGAGACTGAGATAGTTCAGGTAGCAAATGTAGGGCATCATTACCGTATTTGTATTTCCGTGCCCCCCCCCCGCGTCTACGGGACATACTCACCAGCCCAATCGGTGTTCTGTATCGTATCTGGAGTTTGGAGCCGGATGACTCGTAGTAAGGTCAATAGCATCGCTTTAGCCCAAATACAGTATTTCTAAGGTGATTTACCTGGATGGATATCTTCGGCATGAACCAGTTCAGAAATCTCAGTGGATATTAATTCATCAGAAGCGGTATACCCGAAGACACCACTGTGAGATGGGTCATTTTGTTCGGGTAAGTGAATGATTTTTGCGGGGAGGTCACTGTTACGGAGAATCACTTCCTTAACCATACCGACCTGTAACGAAACAAACTTGCCGTTACGCCTAACTCCGAACTTCTTTTCCCGAAAAGCTTGACGAACATAGTCTATAGCTTGGGGCAAGTCGGTGGTCTCGAAAAACTCAAGCCAGTTCACTGACAAATGATCGTCCCTGTCCCTGAGTTCAAATGCAGTTGCAAGCGGCAGACCGTCATCGCCAATGGCTGAAGGCTTGCAATATCTAGCAACGTGGTGATCTTCGCCTATCTCTAAACTGGACATTCCTAGCTATAGGAATAATTGATGAAAGGCAGAATAGATTTCAGAGCGTGCATTTTTGTACCTGAACCCTGAATGGTCTGTCTGCCACCTTTGTCGCTCGTCGTTCCCGCAAAACGGGTATTCCCATCAGCTAAGAATTTCATTACCGCAGACGTCTTTTTTGAGCGCCATTCAGCCTGTAATAATCCGTTGGGGCTTATGCCAATCTGAGGGTAGGGTAACGACTTACCATCACCGATAAAAAACTGGGCCAATTCTCTTAGCGACATAAAATTCATGGCAGGATCTTCTGGATCATCATCCTGGGTGATTTCGTGCAGATATTTAAGGCGTTCTGCAATTTTCCGACGCCCCAAATGGTCTAGAATATCAAATATCTCCTGACTTTGAGTCGCATTATTAACTTGGGCTGCTGGATCGGTTTTCCCAGTGATAATATCACTTGGATTCCCCTGGAATCGCACAGAGATATTTGTCGATAAACTATTCCAAAGCAGATTAATAGGATCTGAATTTCTATCCCTATTTCTAATGACTCTCGAAAAGACTTCTCTAGAAAACGATGAAGGTGAACACCTAATCGATTCATCTCTTGAAGCAACGGTATCCTTAGGCGTCGGTCTGGGACGAATTACTTGAATCCTTCGAGTGATAGGAGTGAACCCTCTGTCATCATTTTCCCCGATACTATGAAAAACCTCTCTGGAACTCAGTTCAGTGACATGAAATTTCACCTTGGGGCCTGAATATTCACTAATCCATGGACGCACATCAAGCACCTCATCTTCGATTGTGGAAATGCTATCTGAGTCTATCAACCCCATCTTTATTACCGCTTGTCACGGGTGAGTAGATATTTAATAAGACTACTTGCAGTTTGGTTTTGTAAAGTTTGTCTGCAAACTTAACTGAATTGACCAGTCAATATTATGGTAGAGATCTCACTTCGACCACTCTAATACTATCTTCGTACTATCCAGGAAAAATCACTAGTCAAACACGGTTTTCTGGCAACTCAACGCAGAAAAAAGCCCCCTACAATTAAGTAAGCCCTTTACAACTCCAGACCCAGAGGGTGTACCGATTTAGCACTCCTTAGTTCAAGAGAGTTTACCGATAGATTATGGTGACCTCACAATAATCTCGCCAACATTGGCATGCGACATCTTCCGACAGCTTATTTCAGAAGAGAACGGGCAATCATTGCAGCTGCTCTTCCCTCAGGACCCTCACCCAGACGACATTGAGGGCCAGTTGGTCTTCCCATTGCAGCATTGATGATAGACTCTTGGTTTGCCCCGGTACACACACTCCAGTTATTTTCGAAGGTTTCGGGGTACTCGGTCTCCTCACGCAGGATAATACAGGGTACCCCAAACCAGTAGGCTTCTTTCTGGAGTCCACCACTATCGGTCAGTACGCGATGGGCATTGGATGTGAGGGTCAGCATTGTTAGGTAGCTGACCGGCGGAGTGATTTCTACGTTGTCTGGAACGGTAATGTGACCTAGTACAGCTTTTGTTCGGGGATGAAGTGGCAAAATAACCGGTAATGGTAATTGCCCGAAAGCTGAAAAGATGCTTTGAAGATTTTCTTTAATATCTGTATTGGATGGGCGATGCACGGTTGCCAGACAATAATCTCCAGCGTTATGGTGGGTGATTGATTTGAGGGGAAACAGTTTCTTCGCACGTTCGGCAAACATGTGCGTAGCATCCAGCATAACATCGCCGACGAGTATGGTATTCTCTTTTAGCCCTTCCCGTTCTAAGTTCTCTGCTGCAGTTTCAGTTGGTGCAAGCAGCCACTTTGATACACGGTCCGTGAGAATCCGATTGATCTCTTCCGGCATCAACCAATTGAAACTCCGTATCCCTGCTTCGACATGTGCAATGGGGATATTCCCTTTCGCTGCAACAAGAGCTCCGGCAAGGGTTGTATTTGTGTCCCCATAAACAATGACGGCATCATACGGCCCCCTTTCTTTGATAAACTTCTCCAGCCGCACCATGATCTCCCCGGTCTGCGCTGCATGAGAACCAGATCCAGCCTCAAGGTTTGAGACCGGTGGAGGAACCCCAAGTTCATCAAAAAAGATTTGACTTAGCAGTTCATCATAATGCTGCCCGGAATGAATCAGAGTTTCTCTGATTCCGACCTCCTTGAGCGCCGGACTTACGGCTGCCGCCTTCACAAATTGCGGCCGGGCTCCGACCAGTGTACATACATGCATCTGCCTATTTCATGAATCTGATTTAGAGAGTTGGTCAAGCAAATGAGCAAGCCGGCCAGTCAGGCGAGGACGTTCATATTCAGCCAAAACTTCATCGTTGATTGGCCAGGCATCCTCCCGAGATTCCAGGCAATTCTTCAAAAAGCCAAACATACCTTCTTGGTCTTCATAGTCAAAGATGTTTCCGGCGTGAACCTGATTCAAGATATCAGCCAGATCTCCTTCTGTGGGCCCTAAAGCCAGGATTGGCCTACGAGCCGACATATATTCAAAAACCTTCCCAGGAACAAGTCCCAAGCTGCTATGGTCTTGGATACGAGGCAATGCAAGTAAAAGGACATCAACGCTATGCATGTAAGCTACTGCTTCATCATGAGGAAGGTAACCGAGCCCTTTCACCGGAATCCCACCGATACGGTATGCCTCTAGTGCTTCTGGATTCACTACCTTACCCACAATGTGAACTTCAACTGGCATGATAGTCTGTAATTGTTGTAGCGCACCGACCAGTGCATTTGAGTGTATGCGCAGGTTGTACGTTCCAATGTATGCAAGTGTGAATGCATTCTCTTCCCTAGTTCGCGTCGTCTGATTCCGCGAAATGTCAGCAGGATCGAATCCATTGGGGATCGTCTCGTAGCAATGCATATTGACCCGACGTTTAAGTCCCGTTCCCCAATTCCCACTTACTGAAACCACCGCACTGGCCGTACTCAGAACCTTGCGTTCCAGTGCGGACTGGATTTTTCTTGCGATCCTTCCCTCATACATTTGATCACTATAGTAAATCTCGGCCCAGGGATCCCGTATGTCCACCACCCAGGGAAGCTTTGAAGCTTTATGTGCAGCC from Rhodothermaceae bacterium includes:
- a CDS encoding UDP-N-acetylglucosamine 2-epimerase (non-hydrolyzing), producing the protein MHVCTLVGARPQFVKAAAVSPALKEVGIRETLIHSGQHYDELLSQIFFDELGVPPPVSNLEAGSGSHAAQTGEIMVRLEKFIKERGPYDAVIVYGDTNTTLAGALVAAKGNIPIAHVEAGIRSFNWLMPEEINRILTDRVSKWLLAPTETAAENLEREGLKENTILVGDVMLDATHMFAERAKKLFPLKSITHHNAGDYCLATVHRPSNTDIKENLQSIFSAFGQLPLPVILPLHPRTKAVLGHITVPDNVEITPPVSYLTMLTLTSNAHRVLTDSGGLQKEAYWFGVPCIILREETEYPETFENNWSVCTGANQESIINAAMGRPTGPQCRLGEGPEGRAAAMIARSLLK
- a CDS encoding glycosyltransferase family 4 protein, translating into MLKFARYLPNYGWLPTVLTVDPEYAAFPSTDESLLQEIPSEVKVIRTRAWDPFSLYARFQGKKKADVVVVGHVGGESRFKRVARWLRGNIFLPDARIGWIPFASRVVRKLVQEQKFDAIMSTGPPHSSHFIGMAAHKASKLPWVVDIRDPWAEIYYSDQMYEGRIARKIQSALERKVLSTASAVVSVSGNWGTGLKRRVNMHCYETIPNGFDPADISRNQTTRTREENAFTLAYIGTYNLRIHSNALVGALQQLQTIMPVEVHIVGKVVNPEALEAYRIGGIPVKGLGYLPHDEAVAYMHSVDVLLLALPRIQDHSSLGLVPGKVFEYMSARRPILALGPTEGDLADILNQVHAGNIFDYEDQEGMFGFLKNCLESREDAWPINDEVLAEYERPRLTGRLAHLLDQLSKSDS